Proteins from a genomic interval of Candidatus Eisenbacteria bacterium:
- a CDS encoding VOC family protein, producing the protein MTTPPIDPRVRIGHVHLKVSDIDRALEFYCGVLGFELTAR; encoded by the coding sequence ATGACCACGCCGCCCATCGATCCGCGAGTCCGCATCGGACACGTCCACCTCAAAGTGTCGGACATCGACCGGGCGCTCGAGTTCTACTGCGGCGTGCTGGGCTTCGAGCTCACGGCGCGC